The nucleotide sequence GGGTCATGAGGCAGAGCGCCGCCGCTACTACTGCGGAATCTACAATGCGGAGGATCTCTTCCATGTACGGGCAAGGCGCTTGGATCTCTTGAAGCGCAGCGACGGCTCTGTGGTGGATGATTACTGCGGCATGGTCTTCGACGTCATGAAGGCGCGCCGCGCCGAAGGCTCCGTCGAGGTTGCTGAAGAATGTATCCTGCCTGTGGCCGTGACGCAGGAGGAACAGAGAATCGACGTGGCGGACGTGCGGACCGAGGGCAGCATCCTCAGCGGACGCGGGGAGTTCCGCTTCCTGCGTCTCGAAGGAGGGACAAAGGTGTCTTCAGCGGAGCCGTTCATCGTTGCTGCGCCGATTCTGCCGGGGCATAGTCCAAAGCGGAAGAAGCTCGTCCTGAACCTCCTGCTCGATGGCCTCTCATGGCAGGCGATGCGCGCGCGCGACTTCCGGTCTGTGCCGAACCTCATGCGCTTCTTCTCCGATGGCGTCATCTTCAACAACAACTACTGCGTGGCGGAGTACACGTTCGTTTCCCTTGGTACGATCGAGACGGGCATGATGCCGCATCGCTCGCAGGTCGTGTGGGACAAGCCGATGTTCGCGATCGACAAGGACATAAAGACGCTGTCCGAGCAGATGAAGGATCTCGGATATTACTGCGTCAATGTCATGGGCGACGGGCGCGGCATCTATGACGGCGTGACGCGCGGCTTCGATCGCCTCATCGTCAACCCGTATCTGGCGCAGCCTGCGTACGATGGCGTCGCACGCACGATCGCACACTTGGAAGCCTTCGATGAATGTGACAACTATGTATTCCTGCACGTGGGGGACGCACACTCGACACCGGCGACGATCGCTCCCCTGGCGTTGAAGACGCAGACGCATATCCCGTGGCAGCATACGCGCGTCATGCCGGGAGACGATGTTTCCGTGCGCTTGCCGTACAACGATGTCTACGGCTATGACAATCCGCATCGCATCGAAATGATGGATCGCGAACTGGGCAGACTCTTCGACTATATTGAGGAGCATTATGCGCCCGATGAATACATCGTCTGCGCCTATTCCGATCACGGCAGTTCCGTCTATTCGGAGGATGCGTGGTACTTCTCTGAGACGCAGGGCGGTGCCGCGCTCATGCTGCGCGGCGCAGGCGTGCAGCACCGGGGAACGGTCGAGGAGCTTTCGAGCTGTTTGGACATCTATCCGATCATGGAGAAGCTCGCAGGCTTCTCGGCGCCTGCGGGACAGCTCGACGGCGTACTGCCGCGCGCCTTGGGCGGCGAGGGCAGATCCTACTGCATCAGCAACTCCATCTATCCGGAGCAGACGTACAAGCTCAGCATACGCACGCAGGAGTATGAGTTCCGCATGGAGACGGAGCGTCCGACCCATCACGACGGCACCGTGGATCTAAGTCGGTTCACGGCGCACATCTACACGCGCGACGCGCTGCACCGCGAGGTCTTCGATGCTGCACTCATGGAGGAGTTCCTGCAGCTGGCGCGTGAGCACACGGCATCGTTTCACGAGAAGTGGGAGGAGGACTGCGGATGCTGAACGATCGTGCGGAGCACATGTATGAGGAAAAGAGCGAAGCGGGACGCGCCTTCTTTACGGCCTTGCTGCAAAGGAGTGAATGCAGTCGCTACGATGCCACATATCTCGTGTTGCTGGAGGAGTATCGGCGCCTCTTTCCAGATTCGGAGAATGTCCAGATCTTCTATGCGCGTCATGCGCTCGCGCATGGGGATACAGAGGCGGCGCTTGCGGCAGCGCAGGAGGCGTACGCCAAGAAGAAGTATCATTACGAAGTCTGGAAAATCCTCATCGAATGCTATCGGCGGCTCGGCGACATGCGCAGCCTGCTGATCTTCGAGGGCATTTCGAGCCGCGTCTACCGCACTCCCATAGAAGTGCCGCTCGCACGGGAAACGCTGGAAGAATCCCTCGCACTCTTGTCGGTCGCGATGGGAGTGCCCACCCATGCACCCTATACGATCGGGCGCGCACGCATGGGGGAAGACGGCCTTCTGGCCTTGCCCGGGGCCTTTGCCGGAGAGTTTTTGCCGACGCTTCGTCCGGCGCACGACGAGTATCGTTATTGGAGCGGCATCTTCGTGGAGATGACATCGCTCGATGCCAAGGCGGCGCTGTTCGAGGCGCTCAAGGCAGATCCCGCGATCGTGTCCGCGGCGGAAGAACTCGTCTTCGATGTCATGAAAGTGAAGCAGGTGGACGGGGCGGCAGCCGTGGACGTTTGGCGGGATACCCGCGACCGCATCGGCTCGTCGGATCTCGTCGTGCCCTTGGCGGGTACGGAGTCCGGGCAGGAAATCTTTTTCCGGAGTGCGTCGCTCGGCGAGTCATCGATGCATCTCGGCAAATGGGTCACGAGTTTCTTTCGCTTGAGCGAGCGCACGGAGCTGAAGTCTTCTGCCCCCTTCATGATGGGGGAGCCGGTGCGCTTGGGGCATAGTCCGAAGCGGAAGAGGCTCATCCTGCATATCCTCGTCGACGCCCTGTGCTGGCCTGCGATGAAGCGATACGGTTTTGCGCCGATGCCGAACCTCATGCGCTTCTTTTCCAAAGGCATGATCTTCCAGGACAATTTCTCAGTTGCAGAGTATACGTATCCTGCTTTGGCGACGATCGATACGGGGCTCTATCCACATCATTCGCAGATCTTCAACTCCACCTGTATGGGAGAACTGGCTCCTTCCATCCTGACGCTTTCGGAACAGATGAAGCGTCTTGGCTACTATTGCGTGAACGTTTGGGGAGATTCGAGCGGTATCTACAACGGCGTGACGCGCGGCTACGACCGGCTGATGGCAAAGCCCGGCGGCGATGGGCTTCATGCGTATCACGGTGTCCACAATGCGCTGACACAGATGCGCGCCTTTGCCGAGTGCGATCAGTTTATCTTCCTCCACGTAGAGGATGCGCATCCGAGCACGACGGCCAGGTGGCAGGTGCCCTTAGAGACGCAGGTCTCGCTGGGGCTTGCCGATCGGCTCGACGATACGGACGACGATACGCCGAGCGTAGACCGCGTGAATTCGAGACTCCATCTGGAAGCTGTCCTCGAAGGCATGCGGCGTGCCGACCGCAGCCTTGGCGAGCTGTTCGCCTACATCGAAGAGAATTATGCAGAGGATGAGTACGTCGTACAGCTGTATTCCGACCATGGCGCTGCGGTGTTCGGCGAGGTGGTGGACTACGTCAGCGAAAATCTGAACGGCACGGCGTGGATGTTGCGCGGTGCGGGTGTGCCGAACGCGGGATTCGTCGATGAGCTGACAAGTGTGCTCGACATCTATCCGACGACGGCGCATCTTGCAGGATTTCTGCCGCCTGCCGACCTCGACGGCAGCCTGCCGCGCGTCTTTGGAGGCTGTGGACGCGACCATACGGTATCGTACACGCTTTTTCCGGGGAAGCCTTTCAACATGGCGCTTCGTACGAAGACGCACGAGTTCTGCCTAGGCTCTGCTGAGGTCGTCGATGAAGACGGCAGCGTGGATCTCCGGCAGCCGAAGCAGCGCCTCTTTCTGCGCGGCGAAAAGCGCCGCGAGATTCATGACGAGGCGCTGCGACAGAGCTTCCTCTCGCTGGCGCGCACTTATACGTCCTCGCTCGATACGCGCGGCGAGGTCTGGCCCGCGAAGCGGGCGTTGCGTGCCGCATGGTTTCCCGATGCAGCGGAAGAGTGAAGGAGATGAAGATGAAGATGCCTGCGGAAGAAGCCGCGTATCAAGAAAGAGCCAGGGAGGCAGGCAGAATCTTTGCTGCCCTGCAGGAAAAAAGTACATGCGGGGCATACGATGATTCTTTTCTGTCCCTGCTGGTCGAGTATCAGGCGCTTTTCCCGCAGTCAGAGAACTTCGACATCTTCTACGCGCAGTACGCTCTCGCGCACGACAGTGTGACGGTGGCACTCGAAGCGGCGGAGCGTGCCTATGAGAAGAAGAAATGTCACTACGAAGTATGGAAGCTCCTCATCGAATGCTATAAGCGCCTCGGGGACAAGAGAAGGCTTCTGACCATCGAGGGCGTTGCGAGCCGTATCTATCGCTTTCCCGTCGATGTGCCCATCGAGAAGGCGGAGTTGACAGAGTCCTTGGCGCTCCTCTCGCTCGCCATGGGTCTGCCGAACCTCGCGCCGTATGTGCTCGGGCGCGCGCGTTTCGGGGCGGACGGCATCGAAGCGCCGCCGGGCGTGTTCCTCGGCGAGTTCCTGCCGAGCTTTCAAGAGCCGGCGGACGGCTGGCGCTATTGGAGCGGCGTCCTTGTCGACCGAGGGCGGCTGCATGCGAAGGCGATGCTCTTGGAAGCGCTCAAGGAGACGACGGATTTTCCCCTGGCGGAGGATGATGCCTTCGTGTTCGATATCATGCGGGCGCGGGAGATCCGCTCGCCCCTTGCGATCGGCGGGGCAGATGCAGCGGATCTCGATGGTGCGCAGGCGGACGATGTGCAGGAAGGTCTTCACGATGTCATTGTGCCATTGGCTGGGACGGAAGCGCGGCAGGAAGTCGTCTTTCGCAGCGCGTCTATCGCAGAGGGCAGAGCGACACTTGGCAAGTGGGTCACGAGCTTCTTCCGCCTCAGCGAGCGCACGGAAATCTCTTCGGCGTCGCCGGTCATCCTAGGCAAGCCGATCCGTCTCGGACACAGCCCGCATCGCAAGAAACTCGTGCTGCACATCCTCATCGACGCACTTTGCTGGCCCGAGATGAAGCGCCGTGATTTCGAGCCAATGCCGAACCTCATGCGATTCTTTTCCAAGGGCGTCATCTTCAACAACCACTATTCAGTGGCGGAATATACATTTCCCTCGCTGGCGACGATCGAGACGGGCGTCTATGCGCACAGCTCGCAGGTATTCAATCCGACCTGCATGGCGGAGCTTTCAACGCGTTACATCACCATCGCGGAGCAGATGGCGCATCTCGGCTATTACTGCGTGAGCACCATGGGCGATGCGACGGGCATCTATCCGCAGGTGACGCGCGGCTATGACAGGCTCATGATCGTGCATGGCGATGCCAGTTTGGCTTATCGGGGAGTGGAGCAGACCGTGCAGACGATGCGCGCCTTTTCCGAATGTGATCCCTTCATTCTGCTGCATCTGATGGACGCCCATCCAGGATCAATAGCGGACTTTCAGCTTCCTCTCGCCACGCAGGTGCAGCTGCCTCTCGCCGAGCGGCTTGCGGGTGCGGCGGAAGGCGTCGCCAGCGTCAATCTGCCGCATGTGCCGATTTATGCTGAAGGCGTATTGGAGCACATGCGCTCCATCGACCGCAGTCTTGGCGAGCTTTTTGCCTATATCGAGGCGAATTATTCAGAAGATGAGTACATCGTGCAGGTCTATTCGGATCACGGCGTCTCTGTATTCAGCGATGATGTCGACTACATCGGCGAGAACCAGACGGGGGCGGCGTGGATGCTGCGCGGTGCTGGCGTACCGCAGACAGGCATTGTCGATGAGCTGACGAGTGCGCTCGACATCTATCCGGCGACGGCGCATCTCGCGGGATTCGATGCTCCCGCACACCTCGACGGCAATCTGCCGAAGGCTCTGGGCGGCGAAGAGAGAGAATTCGTCATCAGCAATTCGCTGTTCCCGGGGCAGACATACAAGTTGGCGATCCGCTCAAAGATGCACGAATTCCGCTTGGAATCGCGCGAGCCGCTCGACGAGGACGGCATGACGGATCTCAGACAGCCGAAGCTGCAGCAGCTCTTCCTGCGCGGCAAGGATCGGCATTCGGTGGAAGATGAGGGACTTCGGCAAAAGTTCCTCGCCATGGCGCGTGCGCATACGGCCGCGATCGATACGCGCGGGGAAGTGTGGCGCGAGAAGCGTGCGCTGCGCCCGTCGTGGTTCAGCGGCGACAGGAATGAGGGGAAAACTTGATGGAGCGGGATATGCGGGCGATTTCTGCAAATGAGAGCCTGTATCAGGAATCATGCGTGCGCGGAGGCAAACTCTTCGCGGCTTTGGAGGAGAAGAGTGCGCGGAAGGATTACGATGACTCTTTCCTGCAGCTGCTCGTCGAATATCGAGCGCTCTTCCCACAGTCGGAGAACTTCGATATATTCTATGCACGCTACGCTCTCTTCCATGGAAGTTTTGAAGTCGCACGCGATACATTGGAGCAGGCTTATCGGAAGAAGAAGTGCCACTACGAGATCTGGAAAAGCCTCATCGAATGCTGCAGGCATTTCGGCGACGTGCGCAGGCAGCTCATCTTGGAGGGCATTGCGAGTCATATCTATCGGCTGCCAATCGAGGTCGCGATACCGCGCGAACAGTTCTCGGAGTATCTCGATCTCTTGTCGCTCGCCATGGGAGAGCCGGTCTATGCACCGATCGCCAAAAGCCGGGCGCACTTGGCGGACGGCGTCCTGGCGGATGAGATCGGCGTCTTCGCCGGTGAGTTCCTTCCGATGCTGGAGGAGTCACGGGCAGACTTGCGCTATTG is from Selenomonas sputigena ATCC 35185 and encodes:
- a CDS encoding sulfatase-like hydrolase/transferase, translated to MQEQENLGWDTGEEDALGLWLREAVREGAYTEEYCTKLEAYDKVTKNRAAVFYFTARLAFALGEMEEAHRLAHEAYRRRKISHKIWQILFEIADALGLDEEAIFFKALCQKNMELDVPLPIFQEARWQDAFFCGMLDVQLAPFRFDFVERADGSRNLDLVSAHGQFLLNEGHEAERRRYYCGIYNAEDLFHVRARRLDLLKRSDGSVVDDYCGMVFDVMKARRAEGSVEVAEECILPVAVTQEEQRIDVADVRTEGSILSGRGEFRFLRLEGGTKVSSAEPFIVAAPILPGHSPKRKKLVLNLLLDGLSWQAMRARDFRSVPNLMRFFSDGVIFNNNYCVAEYTFVSLGTIETGMMPHRSQVVWDKPMFAIDKDIKTLSEQMKDLGYYCVNVMGDGRGIYDGVTRGFDRLIVNPYLAQPAYDGVARTIAHLEAFDECDNYVFLHVGDAHSTPATIAPLALKTQTHIPWQHTRVMPGDDVSVRLPYNDVYGYDNPHRIEMMDRELGRLFDYIEEHYAPDEYIVCAYSDHGSSVYSEDAWYFSETQGGAALMLRGAGVQHRGTVEELSSCLDIYPIMEKLAGFSAPAGQLDGVLPRALGGEGRSYCISNSIYPEQTYKLSIRTQEYEFRMETERPTHHDGTVDLSRFTAHIYTRDALHREVFDAALMEEFLQLAREHTASFHEKWEEDCGC
- a CDS encoding sulfatase-like hydrolase/transferase, with amino-acid sequence MLNDRAEHMYEEKSEAGRAFFTALLQRSECSRYDATYLVLLEEYRRLFPDSENVQIFYARHALAHGDTEAALAAAQEAYAKKKYHYEVWKILIECYRRLGDMRSLLIFEGISSRVYRTPIEVPLARETLEESLALLSVAMGVPTHAPYTIGRARMGEDGLLALPGAFAGEFLPTLRPAHDEYRYWSGIFVEMTSLDAKAALFEALKADPAIVSAAEELVFDVMKVKQVDGAAAVDVWRDTRDRIGSSDLVVPLAGTESGQEIFFRSASLGESSMHLGKWVTSFFRLSERTELKSSAPFMMGEPVRLGHSPKRKRLILHILVDALCWPAMKRYGFAPMPNLMRFFSKGMIFQDNFSVAEYTYPALATIDTGLYPHHSQIFNSTCMGELAPSILTLSEQMKRLGYYCVNVWGDSSGIYNGVTRGYDRLMAKPGGDGLHAYHGVHNALTQMRAFAECDQFIFLHVEDAHPSTTARWQVPLETQVSLGLADRLDDTDDDTPSVDRVNSRLHLEAVLEGMRRADRSLGELFAYIEENYAEDEYVVQLYSDHGAAVFGEVVDYVSENLNGTAWMLRGAGVPNAGFVDELTSVLDIYPTTAHLAGFLPPADLDGSLPRVFGGCGRDHTVSYTLFPGKPFNMALRTKTHEFCLGSAEVVDEDGSVDLRQPKQRLFLRGEKRREIHDEALRQSFLSLARTYTSSLDTRGEVWPAKRALRAAWFPDAAEE
- a CDS encoding sulfatase-like hydrolase/transferase, translated to MKMKMPAEEAAYQERAREAGRIFAALQEKSTCGAYDDSFLSLLVEYQALFPQSENFDIFYAQYALAHDSVTVALEAAERAYEKKKCHYEVWKLLIECYKRLGDKRRLLTIEGVASRIYRFPVDVPIEKAELTESLALLSLAMGLPNLAPYVLGRARFGADGIEAPPGVFLGEFLPSFQEPADGWRYWSGVLVDRGRLHAKAMLLEALKETTDFPLAEDDAFVFDIMRAREIRSPLAIGGADAADLDGAQADDVQEGLHDVIVPLAGTEARQEVVFRSASIAEGRATLGKWVTSFFRLSERTEISSASPVILGKPIRLGHSPHRKKLVLHILIDALCWPEMKRRDFEPMPNLMRFFSKGVIFNNHYSVAEYTFPSLATIETGVYAHSSQVFNPTCMAELSTRYITIAEQMAHLGYYCVSTMGDATGIYPQVTRGYDRLMIVHGDASLAYRGVEQTVQTMRAFSECDPFILLHLMDAHPGSIADFQLPLATQVQLPLAERLAGAAEGVASVNLPHVPIYAEGVLEHMRSIDRSLGELFAYIEANYSEDEYIVQVYSDHGVSVFSDDVDYIGENQTGAAWMLRGAGVPQTGIVDELTSALDIYPATAHLAGFDAPAHLDGNLPKALGGEEREFVISNSLFPGQTYKLAIRSKMHEFRLESREPLDEDGMTDLRQPKLQQLFLRGKDRHSVEDEGLRQKFLAMARAHTAAIDTRGEVWREKRALRPSWFSGDRNEGKT